The proteins below come from a single Takifugu rubripes chromosome 10, fTakRub1.2, whole genome shotgun sequence genomic window:
- the commd3 gene encoding COMM domain-containing protein 3 isoform X1: MELSVSVQKGLRFLADPSVYDRTSFQGLVDASFRSLLSSHGDSSVLDQPELKQVDQIQVKQSHAAATTFILEAVRHCADRSTISSCLEELSFSTERIEIINSTYQTHKKDLEHLLMSIGSCPPRVNDVSWRLQHHIKNAHLDRVNEPFYTISLKTENQGSLEDINFTCTVEQLQDLLAKLKDAAKSVERASQM; this comes from the exons ATGGAGTTGTCCGTATCCGTGCAGAAAGGGCTGCGTTTTCTCGCTGACCCGTCTGTCTACGACCGGACTAGTTTCCAGGGGTTGGTGGATGCGTCTTTCCGAAGCCTGCTGTCCTCTCACGGTGACTCCTCGGTCCTCG ATCAGCCCGAACTGAAGCAGGTCGACCAGATCCAGGTGAAACAGAGTCACGCTGCAGCGACCACGTTCATACTGGAGGCAGTTAGACATTGTGCTGATAGATCAACGATAAG CTCCTGCTTGGAAGAGCTCTCATTCAGTACAGAGAGGATAGAAATAATTAATAGCACATACCAG acacacaaaaaagatcTGGAGCATTTGTTAATGAG CATAGGAAGTTGTCCACCACGAGTTAACGACGTTTCCTGGCGTCTCCAGCACCACATCAAG AACGCACACCTCGATAGAGTCAACGAGCCTTTCTATACCATTTCACTGAAAACTGAG AATCAAGGATCCCTGGAAGACATTAACTTCACCTGTACTGTGGAGCAGCTTCAG GATTTGTTGGCAAAGCTCAAAGACGCTGCCAAGAGTGTGGAAAGAGCCAGTCAGATGTGA
- the commd3 gene encoding COMM domain-containing protein 3 isoform X2, whose amino-acid sequence MRLSEACCPLTVTPRSSPELKQVDQIQVKQSHAAATTFILEAVRHCADRSTISSCLEELSFSTERIEIINSTYQTHKKDLEHLLMSIGSCPPRVNDVSWRLQHHIKNAHLDRVNEPFYTISLKTENQGSLEDINFTCTVEQLQDLLAKLKDAAKSVERASQM is encoded by the exons ATGCGTCTTTCCGAAGCCTGCTGTCCTCTCACGGTGACTCCTCGGTCCTCG CCCGAACTGAAGCAGGTCGACCAGATCCAGGTGAAACAGAGTCACGCTGCAGCGACCACGTTCATACTGGAGGCAGTTAGACATTGTGCTGATAGATCAACGATAAG CTCCTGCTTGGAAGAGCTCTCATTCAGTACAGAGAGGATAGAAATAATTAATAGCACATACCAG acacacaaaaaagatcTGGAGCATTTGTTAATGAG CATAGGAAGTTGTCCACCACGAGTTAACGACGTTTCCTGGCGTCTCCAGCACCACATCAAG AACGCACACCTCGATAGAGTCAACGAGCCTTTCTATACCATTTCACTGAAAACTGAG AATCAAGGATCCCTGGAAGACATTAACTTCACCTGTACTGTGGAGCAGCTTCAG GATTTGTTGGCAAAGCTCAAAGACGCTGCCAAGAGTGTGGAAAGAGCCAGTCAGATGTGA
- the bmi1a gene encoding polycomb complex protein BMI-1-A, which produces MHRTTRIKITELNPHLMCVLCGGYFIDATTIIECLHSFCKMCIVRYLETSKYCPICDVQVHKTKPLLNIRSDKTLQDIVYKLVPGLFKNEMKRRRDFYAEHPVDASNGSNEDRGEVADEDKRIITDDEIISLSIEFFDHSRLGSSMEEKSPKEQVAHKRYLQCPAAMTVMHLRKFLRSKMDIPNIYQVDVMYEDEPLKDYYTLMDIAYIYTWRRNGPLPLKYRVRPNCKKMKVSHAQHEGQNSTSRSGVESDSASDKAGSPAGAPSASSSLPSPVTPAQSPQPPAPSSVNGTPAAAPTTPGRSFTQFGNGSGSKPRKVSLNGSSG; this is translated from the exons ATGCATCGCACGACCAGAATAAAGATCACAGAGCTCAATCCTCACCTCATGTGCGTGTTGTGTGGAGGATATTTTATCGACGCAACAACAATCATCGAATGTCTTCACTCCT TTTGTAAGATGTGCATTGTTCGCTACCTGGAAACCAGCAAATACTGTCCCATCTGTGATGTGCAGGTGCACAAAACTAAGCCTCTTCTCAACATTAG GTCTGACAAAACGCTGCAGGACATCGTGTACAAACTGGTCCCTGGCCTCTTCAAAA ATGAaatgaagagaaggagagactTTTACGCAGAGCACCCAGTAGATG ccTCTAATGGATCTAATGAGGACCGAGGAGAGGTGGCCGACGAGGACAAGAGAATTATCACAGATGATGAAATCATCAGCCTCTCTATCGAGTTCTTTGATCACAGCAG ACTGGGAAGCAGCATGGAAGAAAAGTCCCCTAAAGAGCAG GTGGCACACAAAAGGTACCTGCAGTGTCCGGCTGCCATGACAGTCATGCATCTGAGGAAGTTCCTCCGAAGCAAAATGGACATCCCGAATATCTACcag gtGGACGTCATGTATGAGGATGAACCTTTGAAAGACTACTACACGTTAATGGACATAGCATATATCTACACTTGGAGAAGA AACGGCCCACTGCCGCTGAAGTACAGAGTCCGACCCAACTGCAAGAAGATGAAAGTGAGTCACGCACAGCACGAGGGTCAGAACAGCACGAGCAGGTCCGGTGTCGAGAGCGATTCCGCCAGCGACAAAGCCGGAAGTCCCGCGGGGGCTCCCTCCGCATCATCGTCACTACCAAGTCCTGTCACGCCTGCGCAGTCTCCTCAACCTCCGGCCCCAAGTAGCGTAAACGGGACCCCGGCGGCGGCTCCGACGACCCCTGGCAGGTCCTTTACGCAGTTCGGCAACGGCAGCGGCAGCAAACCCAGAAAGGTTTCCCTGAACGGCTCTTCGGGATGA